The DNA window CCTATAACTTGTAGTGCTCTTTGACTAGCAAATAATCCTGATTTTGCTATATTGAGTCCAAAAAAACTTCCACTCATTTTTATCCCCCTTAAACTTTTGCATCAAAAATACTAGATTTTTTCTTTAAATCCTTTTCATTTGCCTCATCTCCATAAGTACTTCCTGCTGTATCTAAGCTTGTTATCACATTCATATTAAAGTCAATATAATCTAATGACTGGTGAATCAACTTAGCATTTAATTCATTTAAATGTTGTATTTCTCTTAATAAACTTTCTAATTTATTCTTCAAATCTACAACCTTTGTTTTATATAAAGGCTCTAAATAATTAGATAAGTCACTAATATTTCCAATGTATTCTATGTCTAATTCATGTAATATATTTCCAACAATCGCCGTTCGTATTTGGTCAATCTTTCCCATATTCACAATGATATCTTGTTCTTGTTGGGTAATCCGCTCTAGCTCTTTTACATTGCCCTCTATGATGATTGCTTTTTTCTTGTTTGCTAAATTTAAATAGTCCTGATAGATTTCACATTCTTTATTCAGCGCAAGGATTAATTGTTCAATAGATTTGGACATTTATTTTCCTCCTTAAATAAGCATTTAAAAAATTTGAAGGCAAATTTACCTTCAAAAATTTTAAATCTTTCTATCAAACATACCTTCCACAATTTCTTCTGCAGATGGGCTATAATTTCTAGAAGCTGTTTGCTGTTTGATTTTATCTACCTTTTCATCTCTCACATCTGGAAGCTTTTTATAAGCATCTAATGCTACTTGATACTCTCTTGCATTTTCAGATATTTGAATCTGATCATCCTTTTGCTTCATTTTTTTAATGTTTCCTACGTTTTTTGTATTCTTTCTATACGTCCCTAGTATTTTTTGCATATTAAGATTATTAGTGATTTTCATAAAAACACCCCCACTTCTACCGAATGATTCTACTTTAGTATCGGCAAAAGTGAGGGTTATGTTTATAATTTTTATAAAAATTTATCTTCTTTTTTTCCTTTCTGCAGTGTACATTCTTTCTCTTTGTTTATCACCTTTTGATTTTAATCGATCTACCTTTTCAAATCCATCCTTTAATCCATTTTTTAATTCTTGTGCACATTCATCACAAAATCTTCCTGTTCTAATTGCTTTTCCACAACGTTCACATTCAAGAAGTAGCGCTGAATTTTCTCCTATAATTTCAAGTCTTCCTTCTCTTAAGAAACGAAGAATTTTATCTTCGTCCACACCTGTTTCTTCTGATACCTCTGTAAGGGTTGCTCCTGTATTTTCATAGATATACTCCCTTACAGCTTTAAAAGCATCTTCATCCTTTCTTCTGCATCTTGGACATATTTTACTAATACCATTATATTGAAAAAGTTTGCCACATTCTTTACAATTTCGAATTTCAGCCATATTTTTTCCCCCTTAAATTCATTAAAAATTTATATTTTTCCCTGTAGCAAAGGATATACTATAGATCTCTTTAGGTTTTGCTTTTCTTATTTCTTTGCTACAAGCATCAATAGTACTTCCTGTTGTATATACATCATCTACTAAGAGTATATTTTTATCTACAAAATCCTCTTTTGCTTGAACAAAGAAAGCATTTTCTAAATTATTTTTTCGTTCATCTTTGTTTAGTTGATTTTGAGACTTTGTATCTTTTATTTTAATAAGATTGTTTTTCTCTACTTTCCAATTCATAACTTTTCCTATGTATTTAGAAAGTAACTCAGATTGATTAAATCCTCGCTTCCTTTCTTTTTTCTTGTATAGAGGTACAGGAACAATATAATCAATATCATTCAAATCATGTTTTTTTAACTGACTGATCATCATTTCTGCCATATGATAGGCTATATATCTATGATTTTTGTATTTTAGCTTATGTACGAGCTCTTTCATATGTTCATTATATTCTACACAAGAAAATCCTTTTGTAAAATAATGCTTCGTCTTTATACAATCTGGACATTCTTTTGAAAGATAAAAATCATCTAAAGGTTTACCACATTTCTCACAAATTCGATCAGCAATAAAATTTATTTTTTCTTTACAAGATTGACATAGAGAATATTTTTCTGTTTTTTCAATGCTTTCATTGCATAGAATACAATAAATATTTCGTGGGTAGATAAAATCTAGAAATGTATCTATATAACGATCTAATTTCATCAAAATTTCTCCTTGCTTTAGGCAAGGCTTTTATATGTATAAAGAAACCTTGCAAAATAGATTGCTTTATTATCTATTTTACAAAGTTTTTATGAGAATTATTCTTTTCCTTAATAAAATTTTATCATCTTTTCATGTAGTTGTCTAAAACTTTATTTTCTATTAACTTTTCATCGTTATCTCTTAAGTATGAATCATCATTTATCTGTACTTTTTATATACTATACTGTTTTTGTTCCACTAACCACGCTAAATTTCCAATTCATTAATATATCATCATCGACTATTTTCATATTGTAAGCTTTTTTTACTAATAGATCCGCTTCATAATGCATTTTTCTTATTATATCAATATTTCTAAAAGGAACCCCGGCATTATCTAACCAGTTATTAAGACTCATCCCACTTAAAACAATAGTTTTTGAAGTAATATTATAGAAATTATGGTTTATCATCAAATTTGTAATATCATCTAAAAGAAATGTATTTCTATCTTCTTTAAATTTAAACATTTCTTCGTAGAAAGATACACAATATCTATCTGGCGGATTTCCTTCACAAATAATAAATTTCCCATCTGGTTTTAATATGCGATATATTTCTGCTAAAGCCTTGTCCAAGTCTTCAGCATGATGTAAAACCATTCTAGCAGTTACTGCATCAAAAAAATCCTCTTTGAAATTATCTAAATTTTCAATTTTGCTTACATAAAGATTAAAGCCATACGATTCATCAATTTTGTCCATCATTTCTTTACTTACATCAACACCATAATAATTTCCATTTGGTGAATGCTGTTTTAAAGTTTTTAATACTTTACCTGTCCCTGTTCCTAAATCCAAAACATTCTTATCATTTAAATTTCCCGCAAAATTAACCATAGCATTAAGTGTTTCATCTCTATTTACCCAATCAATTTTATCATAAGTTTTAGCTCTAGAGGCCCAATCCGTTTTTATTTTTACTAATCTTCTTACAAAATCAGTATCTGTAATTGCTCTTTTATAATCTTCTTCTGTATTAATCTCAAGCCATCCTCTTTCAATCATCACACAATGCAATGGTATTCCTAATCGTGACATTTCATCTAACAAATCTGTTACCCATGCTTTTTTTAGTTTATAAGAATTCAAATATGCGTCACTTTCAGAAATATTTTTTACTCTATCATAATTCTTTTTTAATATTTCAACACCATGATAAGAACATTTTATAATACCTGTGAACAAACCATGATTTTCATCACCTAATTCTAAATTTTTTCCTATTCTGTTAACTCTATTTTCTCCATCAAAACTTAACATTTCCATACTTTTATAATCTATTTTATTCTTATGTCTAAAGCAATCGTCTAAATTCATCATAACTCCAATTGAAATATCTTTTTTAGCTTCTAATATTCTTTTTATTGTTTTTTGATCAAAAAGAATATCTCCATATAAAATCAATACATCATCATTCATTTCATCTTCTGCACAAAACAACGAATGTAAAACATTTGTATTTTCATATTCTGTATTATCATAATATTTTATTCCAGGAATATTAATTTGCTCTGAATGATACCCTCGAACAACAGTAATATCATCTATTCCACAACTATACAAGGTATCTATTTGTATTTCCAATAATGAACTTCCTTCTATTTCTATAAGGCATGTAGGTTTTCCACTTATCAAATTTTGTATTTTCTCATTTCTACCCGCATTTAATATTATCGCTTTTATAATAATCCACTCCTCTATGTCTATATTCTCTAAAACAATTCAGATGAATATCTAAATTTTTATATATTCTTTCACATGATTAAATACTACACTTTTATAGTAATCTACTTTATCTATATAAATATCCTTTTCATCTTTTCCTGTTTTTTTATTAATCAGCTGCATTTTAGGATTTGTTACTGGAAATCTTCCATCATTTTCTACATTGTCTGTGGTCTCAAAATTGAAACTATGCTCTCTGTCATTAATTACTGCTTTATAAGTCTTATTCGGATAAATAGATTCTGTATACGCATATTCTCTCTCTTTTTCTCCTCCAAAATGTTTAGGTAAATTTCCATCCATATTCTTTATTGGATTATCTATATTGGCTAACTTTAAAATAGTAGGATATATATCCACAGTTTCAATATATTCATCTACAACACCACTTGGCACTCCATTCCCTTTGATTATAAAAGGAACTTTTATTCTTTCTTCTGCTAACAAAACGTTACTTTTATTTATATATGATTGACCATGGTCTGATACTATGGTTATTAGTATTTCATCATCTGAATATTTTGATCCAATATAGTCATACAATATTTTTAAGTAATAATCCAATCGATTTATTTCAGTTATATATTTTTCTATTTTTTTTGTATCATATTCTTTGTTTACTGATTTTTTATCATCTTTTTCAGTTGTTAAAGTGATCAAATTATTTCTCAACTGACTACTAATTTTAGGAAGAATATTATCACCAACTTTATGCAATTCAAATAAAGACATCCATACAAAATGTTTTCTGTCTTTAAATGCTTCTAATTGTTCTATCGTTTCCATAATATTTTCTTCACAACTCATACCTTCCATTGATTGTTGGTAGATAGTACGATTAAAACCTCTAGCATATCCATAAGCAGGAGATTTTCTCCAATCGCCACACACTTGAAAAGTAAAGTAACCATTTTTTCTGAAAATTTCACTAATCAATGGTTCCTTTTCACCAATTGCATAATTGAAATTAGGATGAAATAATTTGTGACCTGTTGTATATTTTCCTGTAAAAAATGCTGGTACACTACTCAATGTCCATTCGCCAGAAGTATGCACATGATTGAATCTTGCACCATCCTTAAAGAAATCATACGTATTGGGCATATATTTTTTGAATTTTTCTCCATCTATTATTGTTTGCGCTAATCCATCTATGAAAATATTTAAAACTAATTTTATATCCTTCTTTTCTTTTGGATCTTCTAATTTTAATACATCCCCTAAAAAAAAGCTATTATCTGCTACAATCTCTACTTTACATCTTTTACGAATAGGTAAATAATAAAATCTATTCGGATACAAATCCCTTAAATTATATATTTTTTTATCTATACGAATTTTTATTTTCACGCCCATTTTTTTTATAGAAATAGGTATTACTGAAGGTTCTTCAATATATATCTTCTTTTTAAAGTGAACTAGTTTCCCATAAATCGTTTCTGTTTTATACAGTTTCCAAAGTTGAGCATCATATGAAGCATATGTTGTATTATACAAACCAGCATAATACCCTCTATTGTTTTCTGAAAAAAGAAATTTCCCAATATATGTTTTATCTTTTGTAATGAGAGGAAATGATCTAGGGTCAAGTCTCTTTTTTTCTTCATTAATCTTATTAATTGCTTCATTTATTTGTTGATTTTTTTCATGAGCATCAAAACTTCTTTCTATGATTTCATCCTTTAATTTATTTACAATATTTCTTTCGTCATCGCTATTTGCATATTTAAAAGCTCTATTCAGCCATATTAATGTTTTTACGTAATTCTCTTCACAATTATAAATCACTGCAAAATTATATGCCAATTCAAAATTAAATGGCCTTTTTTCAAGACCTTCTTTAATTTTTTCCTTCGCATCTTCTAACTTGTTTTTTATCAAAAGTATCGTTGCTTCCATAGAATATATATCTATATCATATGGAAAAATATTTTTATAATCTTTTATTTTATATTCTGCTGTTTCAAAATTCTCTCTATTTATTAGTTCATTAATTTCTTCCTTCAATTTTTTAATTTTGTTAATCTCGTTAAAACAATCTTTTTTCAATAAAGTATCATTCTCATCCACTTTTATCACTTCCTATTTTTCAATTTTTTCAATCAATTCATGTATTTTACCTATACATTTTTCTATTGATTCCTCTGCTGTTTTAATAATTGCATCTGGATTTTGTGGAATATCGTATGGTTCATCTAATCCCATAACATTTTTTATCTCTCCTTGTAATGCTTTTTTATACATTCCTTTCACATCACGTTCTATACAAACTTCTAATGGGCAATTTACGTATATCTCATAATATTGTCCAATTTCTCTACGATTTTCTTCTCTCATTTCTTGATATCCCGCAATAGATGCTACGATTACATACACACCATTATTATTTAATAAATTACATAGTAATCTGTATACCTTAATGACCTTCATACGCTCTTCTTTGGAGTACCCAAATATATTCCCTATACTATCTCTAATAATATCACCATCTATTAACTGTACTTTCTTTCCTTTTTCTTCAAAAATCTTTACTATTTCTTCTGCTAATGTGCTTTTTCCTGAGCAGCTCAATCCAGTAAGCCACATTGTATATGCCTTTTCCATTATCTCTCCCCTTGTAAAATATACTTAAAACATTTGATAAAGAACGTACCTATTTTCTCCACAACATATATATTTTTTTATTAACTAAATTCATTCATAAAACATTATTCTAGAAATTAATACACATTTCAAATAAATCATCTATTAAGCTACAAGTTATTTATCGACAAATAATTTATTCCACTTTAGAAAAATATGAAAGTTACTATTTTGAATTCGATTATTCTCTATACTAGCCTTTAATTTCACTAATTTTATCCATTTCTTCTTCCTAAAAATAATCTAGCAAATTGTCCTTAAAAAAAAGAAAAAGTCATCTATAATATAGCTGACTTTTCTTTCATATATATTCTATTTACTAACTTATATTTTTCTTAAAACTCAATCAAATTCTCTGTCAAAAACCTTTTAAGTCTTACTCCTAGTCCTGAATTTCTTCGAATCACCCGATAATTATCTACCATATTTTTAAGACTTCCTTCAATCCCTACCATTACTACTAACTCCTTCGCCCTTGTAACAGCAGTATATAAAAGGTTTCTTGTAAGTAGCATGGGTGGACCCCAAAAGATAGGCATTACCACAATTGGAAATTCAGATCCTTGACTTTTATGAATAGTAATACAATAGGCTAGTTCTAACTCATCCAGCTGAGAAAAATCATAAGTAACCAATTTTTCTTCATCAAATAGAACAATCATTTCTTTTTCTTCCTGATCAATCTTTTGTATATAGCCAAAATCTCCGTTAAATACGCCTTCTCCTTCTTCCCCATCAATTGTATTCCACTTTAGATTATAATTGTTTTTCATTTGCATGATTTTATCTCCTACACGAAAAACTTTATCCTTCATCTTTCTTTCTTCCTTTTGGGAACTTGGAGGATTTAAGATTTCTTGTAGCACATTGTTTAACTGAAACATGCCTACTTGTCCTTTTTTCATAGGTGTAAGTACCTGAATGTTTTTGATAGGGTCACAACTATTAAATTTTGGAAGCCTCTCTTTGCATAATCCTTTTATGGTTTCAACTACATTTTCTTGATTTCTTTTTTTAATAAAATAAAAGTCTTTTTCTTTTTTGTTGATATAGGGATACTCCCCTTTGTTGATTCTATGGGCATTGACAATAATCATACTCTCTTGAGCCTGTCTAAAAATCTTATCAAGCTTTACAACTTTTATAATACCACTATCAATAATATCTCGTAATACATTTCCAGGTCCTACGGATGGAAGCTGATCCACATCCCCTACCAAAATAAGTCTTGTCCCTGGAAGCAAGGATCTTAAAAGTCCCTTCATCAAGATGATATCTACCATAGACATTTCATCAATAATCACAACATCAGAAGATAAGGGTTCTTCTTCATTTTTTCCAAAATTCATTCCTATTTCTTCATCTATATAAGCATATTCTAAAAGTCGATGTATGGTCTTTGCTTCTCTCCCTGTTGCTTCACTCATTCTTTTTGCCGCTCTTCCTGTAGGTGCCGCTAGTGAAATACTCAGATTATGACGCTCAAACATCTTTATAATACTATTAATCGTTGTGGTCTTTCCCGTTCCTGGTCCTCCTGTAATGACGACCACTCCATTTTTTGACGCTTCTTTTACAGCTTCTTTTTGATTTTTTGCTAAAGCTATTTCTTCATTTTTTTCTATTTCTTCGATTTCTTTATCTACATCCTCTGAAATAGGTTCAAGAGTTACTTGAGCCATTCCAACTAGCTTTTTACATGCATAACTTTCTGCATAGAAATAAGGCATAGAAAAAACAACAATTTTCTCTTCTAGATTTTCCAAATGTATTTCATTATTGAGTGCTAATTGTGTCAAGGCATCTTCTACAAGTTCTTTTTTTACATCTAATGTTTTTGCTGCTTCTTCCATTAATTCTTCCCTTGGTGTGTAGGTGTGTCCTTCTAAATTATACTGAGTAAGTACAAACTTTACCCCACACATGATTCTATAAGGTGAAGTAGGATCAAGACCCATTCTTTTTGCAATAGCATCTGCAATTTTGAATCCAATTCCAAAGATATCATCTGCTAGTCGATAAGGATTTTCTTGTATATACTGAATGGTATTTTCTTTATATTTTTTATAAATCTTTATAGCATATTTGGGTGTGACCCCATATTCCTGAAGAAAAAGAATAATTTCACTAAGTTCTCTTTGTTCTTTAAAGGATTCGGCTATTTTTTGTGCTTTTGCTTGACCTATCCCGCTTACTTTTGTTAATAAATGAGGTGTATATTGCATCATATCTAGCGTATCTTTTCCAAATTGTTCTACAATCTTTTGGGCAATCTTAGGACCAATTCCTTTGATAATCCCTGAAGATAAATATTTTTCAATGCCTTCTAATGTATTGGGCATGATTTTTTTGTAAGATATGATCTCTAGTTGTTCCCCAAATTTAGGATGAACCTTCCAATTTCCTGAAAATGAAAAAGTTTCTCCTGTATTTACAATAGGCATATATCCTACTATTGTTACCTGCTCTTCTTCCGTCTCAACAATAGCAACCGTATAGCCATTAGAATCATTTTTGAAAATAATTTCAGATAAAACCCCTTGTATTTCTACGTTCATAATGTCCTCCTAAAGGATTTGATATGTATATTATAGCATAAACAACAAAACACTGATTAGCAGTGTTTTATTGTTTATTAGGGCTATTTCAAACTAGCAATAGCTTTTGTCAACTCATTGATGCTCACACTAAGATTCTCTAGCTTCCCTTCAATCCGAACCAATAGATATACGGAAACAGCAATAGGAAATCCTAGATTAGCAACATAAGTAGTAAGCTCTTCCATTCTCTCGCCTCCTTTATATAGCATTAAAAATACAGCCCTCACTTATATAAATGATCTTCTTTTAGAAAGTTTAGTATATAGAAAATGACTTTTTCATCTTCTCTAGCGCTCTCTCCTTCGTCTTAACGATAGTCTGATAATGTAGCCCTAGCATCTTTGAAATTCGTCTCATGTTCAGTCCCTTGCCATAATATAAAATAATAATCTGCTTTTGCTTAGTTGTTAAGGTTTGTAATGCTCGTCCTAAAAATAAATGTTTCTCCGATTTTAATAAACGTTCCTCTATATTTGCTGTTTCATCTACTAATAAATCTATAAAGGACAATAGATCTTCTCCTGTACCTACTTGATTATTAAGAGAAAGTTCTTTTCTGCTCTTTTTCCTTTTCTCCATATAAAAAAATTTAAGCTGAAGTTTTATATATCCTAAAAAGGGTACTCCTTTTGTTTCATCAAATTTCTCTATTTCTCTTAATATTTTTAAAACCCCTTCTTGAAACAAATCCTTAAATTCTTCCTCTCCAAAATAATATTTCTTAATAGATGCAAAAACTAAAGGCTTAAGTCTTTCAACGACCTCCTCTTTGGCAAGTTTTTCTCCATCTTTGCACCTTTCTATAAGATTTTTCATCCTATATTCCATAGCTTCCTCCAAATAGGAGGATCGATCCTCAAAAGTACCATGGTCTATAGAAATTGTAGTATCTTCCCCTAAAAAAAGAAAAAATCCACTAAGAACTAGTCGATTTTTGTTTTATAGCCTATTCTTTTTAGTAGCCTCTACTTTTCTAAAAATCTTCTTAAAAATAGAAAAACTACTTCTTAGTTATATCTTATTTTCAAATACTACTCAACTTCTTTATCCTAAAAATTCTTATTATACTCATTCACTAACAAAATTTTAAAACTCACTTTTATGTTATACACTCCTAAAAAACAAAATGATAAGGTATCTAAAATACCTTATCATTTTTTATCCTTTTATTCACCTAATGCTTCTTTTCTTAAAATTTCAGCTTTATCTGTTTTTTCCCATGGAAGATCAATGTCTGTTCTGCCAAAATGTCCATATGCAGCCGTTTGTTTAAAGATTGGTCTTCTTAAATCTAAATCTCTAATGATTGCTGCTGGTCTTAAATCAAAGTGCTTACTTACAAGCTCTTCTAGTTTTTCTTCAGCTACTTTACCTGTTCCAAATGTTTCTACAAGGATAGATACCGGTTGTGCTACTCCGATTGCATAAGCAAGCTCTAGTTCGCATTTATCTGCAAGTCCTGCTGCTACAATGTTTTTAGCAACATATCTTGCTGCATAAGCTGCTGAACGGTCAACTTTTGTTGGATCTTTTCCTGAGAATGCACCACCACCGTGTCTTGCATACCCACCATAAGTATCTACTATAATCTTTCTACCTGTAAGTCCTGCGTCTCCTTGTGGTCCACCAATAACAAATCTACCTGTAGGATTGATTAGGTATCTTGTTTTTTCATCTAATAAATCAGCTGGAACAATATTTTTTACTACATGCTCAATTAAGTCTTTTTCAATTTGTTCTCTTGTTACATCTGGACAATGTTGTGTAGAAATAACAATCGTATCTATTCTTACAGGTTTGTCCCCTTCATATTCTACGGTTACCTGTGTTTTTCCATCTGGACGTAAATACTTTAATGTACCATTTTTTCTAACTTCTGTTAATGTTCTAGCAAGCTTGTGAGCAAGGGCAATAGGCATAGGCATCAATTCTGGTGTTTCATTGCATGCAAACCCGAACATAATTCCTTGGTCTCCTGCACCAATTGCTTCTATATCATCATATTTTTCTCCTTCTTTGCTTTCTAATGCTTCATCTACCCCCATAGCAATATCAGAAGATTGCTCATCTATAGAAGTAAGTACCGCACAAGTTTCACAATCAAATCCATATTTTGCTCTGTCATAACCAATTTCTTTGATTGTTTTTCTTACTACCTTTGGAATATCTACATAACAATGTGTACTAATCTCTCCTGCAACAAGTACAAGACCTGTTGTTACAGACGTTTCTGCTGCAACACGTGCATGAGGATCCTTTTCAAAAATTGCATCTAATATAGCATCTGAAACTTGGTCACATATCTTATCTGGATGCCCTTCTGTAACTGACTCTGAAGTAAATAATCTTCTTGCCATTTTTCGTATACCTCCTTAAAGTATTTATTGTATTATATTATTTCCTAAAAAAGCTTTTAAAAAAACCTCTTCACAAAAAGAAGAGGTTGGATTTTCTTTGTCCTCATCTTCCAGAAATTATCTTCTGTAGGATTTAGCACCGTGCAAATAACCGGTTGCCGGGAATCATCGGGCCTAGTCCCTCCTCCACTCTTGATAAGGCATCAAGATTTTTATTTAATTTTATCAAGGTAATTTTATCATATTCAAAAAATATGTCAACTTTTTTATTTTGGAAAATTATTGATTTTATAAATTTACAGCCACATGACTAAGTGTCATGATAATGAGTGCTGCAATGGTGTTTCCTATAAATATAGCAATAAATGCATTTTTAAAGGGTATATTAAAAAGTGATGCTGCAATGGATCCTGTCCATACTCCTGTAGTTGGTAGTGGAACAGCTACAAATAATAATAATCCTAAGCTTTTATATTTATGCACCTTTTCTGTTTTTCTTAAAGTTCTCTTCGTAATCCAATCAACAAGTTTTCTCCAATAAGGATGTTTTTTCATTTTTATAAAAATAGGCTTTAACAAAATCAGTAAAAAAGGAACGGGGATCATACTTCCAATCAATCCTAATAGGGTAGCATGCATCGCACTCATTCCTCTAGCTACCCCTATTGGTATAGCTCCCCTTAGCTCTATCAAAGGCATTGCTGCTACTAGTAAAACCATTATTTCATTTGAAATATATTCAAGTATTTGATCCATCGCAATCTTCCTTATCCATATTTTTTCTATTCTCTACAAACATTATATAGCAACCTCAATATTTTATGAAGAACTATTTTCTTTGTAATAAGAATTTAATGTTTATTTTAGTGTGGATTTTTATATAATTTAATTTATATAGCTAACAGAAAGGATTTCTTACTATGAAAAAAATACTAGGATGTGTAAAAAAAGCTGTAAGCGATTTTTCTATGATTCAAGATGGAGATGTAGTAGGTGTTGGTGTTTCAGGTGGAAAAGATAGTACTACTCTTTTATATGCTTTAAAGCTTTTTCAAAACTTTTCCCCTGTAAAATATGAATTAAAAGCCTTTACTTTAACTTTAGGCTTCGATGATTTTGATCTTACTCCTCTAAAAAAATTCTGTCATGATTTAAAGATTCCCTATATCATTCAACCCACTCAAATTGGAAAAGTCGTGTTTGAAGAACGAAAAGATAAAAATCCTTGTGCC is part of the Crassaminicella profunda genome and encodes:
- a CDS encoding RNA polymerase sigma factor, which gives rise to MEYRMKNLIERCKDGEKLAKEEVVERLKPLVFASIKKYYFGEEEFKDLFQEGVLKILREIEKFDETKGVPFLGYIKLQLKFFYMEKRKKSRKELSLNNQVGTGEDLLSFIDLLVDETANIEERLLKSEKHLFLGRALQTLTTKQKQIIILYYGKGLNMRRISKMLGLHYQTIVKTKERALEKMKKSFSIY
- the metK gene encoding methionine adenosyltransferase, which translates into the protein MARRLFTSESVTEGHPDKICDQVSDAILDAIFEKDPHARVAAETSVTTGLVLVAGEISTHCYVDIPKVVRKTIKEIGYDRAKYGFDCETCAVLTSIDEQSSDIAMGVDEALESKEGEKYDDIEAIGAGDQGIMFGFACNETPELMPMPIALAHKLARTLTEVRKNGTLKYLRPDGKTQVTVEYEGDKPVRIDTIVISTQHCPDVTREQIEKDLIEHVVKNIVPADLLDEKTRYLINPTGRFVIGGPQGDAGLTGRKIIVDTYGGYARHGGGAFSGKDPTKVDRSAAYAARYVAKNIVAAGLADKCELELAYAIGVAQPVSILVETFGTGKVAEEKLEELVSKHFDLRPAAIIRDLDLRRPIFKQTAAYGHFGRTDIDLPWEKTDKAEILRKEALGE
- a CDS encoding COG2426 family protein, with the translated sequence MDQILEYISNEIMVLLVAAMPLIELRGAIPIGVARGMSAMHATLLGLIGSMIPVPFLLILLKPIFIKMKKHPYWRKLVDWITKRTLRKTEKVHKYKSLGLLLFVAVPLPTTGVWTGSIAASLFNIPFKNAFIAIFIGNTIAALIIMTLSHVAVNL